One stretch of Carassius gibelio isolate Cgi1373 ecotype wild population from Czech Republic chromosome B1, carGib1.2-hapl.c, whole genome shotgun sequence DNA includes these proteins:
- the LOC127949558 gene encoding cytochrome P450 3A27-like, with product MSYGLFFSAETWALLILFVTLLFIYGSWPHGVFKKLGIPGPKPLPFFGTMLEYRKGVHLFDVECFEKYGRVWSIYDARQPVLCIMDLSIIKTILVKECYSLFTNRRKTTTGGGSAASSRPPSPAGG from the exons ATGAGCTACGGTCTGTTCTTCTCTGCTGAAACATGGGCTCTGCTCATACTGTTTGTGACACTTCTGTTCAT ATATGGATCCTGGCCTCATGGTGTCTTCAAGAAGCTGGGCATCCCGGGGCCCAAACCTCTGCCGTTCTTCGGAACCATGCTGGAATATAGAAAG GGTGTTCATCTTTTCGATGTGGAGTGTTTCGAGAAGTATGGACGAGTCTGGAG TATTTACGATGCGAGGCAGCCTGTTCTGTGCATCATGGACCTATCCATCATCAAAACCATCCTGGTTAAAGAATGCTACTCTCTCTTCACCAACAGAAGG AAGACGACGACTGGAGGAGGATCCGCAGCGTCCTCTCGCCCTCCTTCACCAGCGGGAGGTTAA